A genome region from Solirubrobacter pauli includes the following:
- a CDS encoding TlpA family protein disulfide reductase, with product MKRPGLLIVVFIGAALLFITFNTIVTESEGSKGLEAGDALPPFAMPLSTSSCRGRCDANVATGADQGAAGARPACEVRGPEVLNVCELREQGPFVLAFVFHPVDRCRAQLPVLERVAARHRDVRFRVVAVRADAEDARDLKSNLPVGYDHDGAVANEYAVVVCPTITYVGRDGRVVGSSVGSQSEAQLESWVRRLE from the coding sequence GTGAAGCGCCCGGGCCTGCTGATCGTGGTGTTCATCGGAGCGGCGCTCCTGTTCATCACGTTCAACACGATCGTCACCGAGTCCGAGGGTTCCAAGGGCCTCGAGGCCGGCGACGCGCTCCCGCCGTTCGCGATGCCGCTGTCGACCTCGTCCTGCCGCGGACGCTGCGACGCGAACGTCGCGACGGGCGCCGACCAGGGCGCCGCGGGCGCGCGTCCGGCCTGCGAGGTCCGCGGGCCCGAGGTGCTCAACGTCTGCGAGCTGCGCGAGCAGGGCCCGTTCGTGCTGGCCTTCGTGTTCCACCCGGTCGACCGCTGCCGCGCGCAGCTGCCGGTGCTCGAGCGCGTCGCCGCGCGCCACCGGGACGTCCGGTTCCGCGTGGTGGCGGTGCGCGCCGACGCCGAGGACGCCCGCGACCTGAAGTCGAACCTGCCCGTCGGCTACGACCACGACGGCGCCGTCGCCAACGAGTACGCCGTCGTCGTCTGCCCGACGATCACCTACGTCGGCCGCGACGGCCGCGTCGTCGGCTCGTCGGTCGGCTCCCAGAGCGAAGCCCAACTCGAGTCCTGGGTGCGGCGCCTTGAGTGA
- a CDS encoding MlaD family protein, producing MVKDAPGLGKILAMVLFALSCFGLLLFLWLAFGGPVPLKPKGYRFHTSFTEVGQLAQEADVRISGVPVGKVKQITPNKRTGRADVEIQLQSRYAPLPSDARAILRQKTLLGETYVELTPGNNRAEAIPEGGALASTQVSETVELDEILRSFDPKTRADFQQWMQTQAQAIGGNGRDLNDALGNLAPFAEDTSTIVDVLNRQEAALSQLVANTGIVFQALSERDGQLRSLIENSNSVFSATASRDSELQAAFRALPTFEDESRKTFERLDEFQRETDPLITQLRPAARELSPTLQDLEDVAPDLRNLLQELQPLIDASKTGFPAAETVLQDTRPFLGQLVPATAQLTPAVDFIGQYKRELTSFFANAGSATQARDSRTGLHYLRTSNPLNPENLAAYPNRLPTNRPNPYTKPGNFDQLNTGLPVYEDRQCSTANLIPSIVNTPIDLVNDVVAPVVSPVPTVQPVIPGLPLPPINLPPIPQIPLTPEQASALIPTELLQRIQQYAFGGAGNAGLVAPPCKNQGPFEFGGERTQYPHVNARDDG from the coding sequence ATGGTCAAGGACGCTCCGGGCCTCGGCAAGATCCTCGCGATGGTGCTGTTCGCGCTGTCGTGCTTCGGGCTGCTGCTGTTCCTGTGGCTCGCGTTCGGCGGCCCGGTGCCGCTCAAGCCGAAGGGCTACCGCTTCCACACGTCCTTCACCGAGGTCGGCCAGCTCGCGCAGGAGGCCGACGTGCGGATCAGCGGCGTGCCGGTCGGCAAGGTCAAGCAGATCACGCCCAACAAGCGCACGGGCCGGGCGGACGTGGAGATCCAGCTGCAGTCGCGCTACGCGCCGCTGCCGTCGGACGCGCGCGCGATCCTGCGCCAGAAGACGCTGCTGGGGGAGACCTACGTCGAGCTGACGCCGGGCAACAACCGCGCCGAGGCGATCCCCGAGGGTGGGGCGCTCGCGTCCACCCAGGTGTCCGAGACCGTCGAGCTCGACGAGATCCTGCGGTCGTTCGATCCCAAGACCCGCGCTGACTTCCAGCAGTGGATGCAGACGCAGGCGCAGGCGATCGGCGGCAACGGCCGCGACCTCAACGACGCGCTCGGCAACCTCGCCCCGTTCGCGGAGGACACGTCGACGATCGTCGACGTGCTCAACCGCCAGGAGGCGGCGCTGTCGCAGCTCGTGGCCAACACGGGCATCGTCTTCCAGGCGCTGTCCGAGCGCGACGGCCAGCTGCGCTCGCTGATCGAGAACTCCAACTCGGTGTTCTCGGCGACCGCGTCGCGGGACTCCGAGCTGCAGGCCGCCTTCCGCGCGCTGCCGACGTTCGAGGACGAGTCGCGCAAGACGTTCGAGCGCCTGGACGAGTTCCAGCGCGAGACGGACCCGCTGATCACGCAGCTGCGGCCGGCGGCGCGCGAGCTGTCGCCGACGCTCCAGGACCTCGAGGACGTCGCGCCGGACCTGCGCAACCTGCTGCAGGAGCTGCAGCCGTTGATCGACGCGTCCAAGACCGGCTTCCCGGCGGCCGAGACGGTGCTCCAGGACACGCGGCCGTTCCTCGGCCAGCTCGTCCCGGCGACCGCCCAGCTCACGCCCGCGGTCGACTTCATCGGCCAGTACAAGCGCGAGCTGACGTCGTTCTTCGCCAACGCCGGCTCGGCCACGCAGGCGCGTGACTCGCGCACCGGCCTGCACTACCTGCGCACGAGCAACCCGCTCAACCCGGAGAACCTCGCCGCGTATCCGAACCGGCTGCCGACGAACCGGCCGAACCCGTACACCAAGCCGGGCAACTTCGACCAGCTCAACACGGGGCTGCCGGTCTACGAGGACCGCCAGTGCTCGACGGCGAACCTGATCCCGTCGATCGTGAACACGCCGATCGACCTGGTCAACGACGTCGTCGCACCGGTCGTCTCGCCCGTGCCGACGGTCCAGCCGGTCATCCCGGGGCTGCCGCTGCCGCCGATCAACCTGCCGCCGATCCCGCAGATCCCGCTCACGCCCGAGCAGGCCTCGGCGCTGATCCCGACGGAGCTGCTGCAGCGGATCCAGCAGTACGCGTTCGGCGGGGCCGGCAACGCGGGGCTCGTCGCGCCGCCGTGCAAGAACCAGGGTCCGTTCGAGTTCGGCGGCGAGCGCACGCAGTACCCGCACGTGAACGCGCGCGACGACGGATAG
- a CDS encoding MlaD family protein has translation MRGRSSGIAGNPVLIGAATVLVILVAVFLSYNANKGLPFVPTYTVDAELPNAAQLTVGNDVKVGGSRIGAVTQIKPRQLENGQVIAVVRLTLDKDAGPLPEDSTLLVRPRSALGLKYVEITRGRSRTGFQDGDTIPLARAETPVELDEFLNMFDEDTRAASQANLEGFGTAFAGRGESINTAIGAFRPLLRDVIPVMQNLSDPRTNLERFVVETGETAAIVAPAAETQASLFRNLNTTMAALDEVARPYIQDSITKGKPALDAGIESLPNQRPFLVNTEGLMRELQPGIRALRTAAPELSAALGTGIEVLPKTPALNRRLESLLGEVQTFANDPLVPRGIQSSTALVKSLDPTLAHLKPAQTVCNYVTLFFRNISSLLSEGDRNGTWQRFIIVATPQGPNNEGGPSSAPANGPTVDNHLHTNPYPNTASPGQPRECESGNEPYLAGRTVTGNVPGTQQPRTEGYAQQGDAR, from the coding sequence GTGAGGGGCCGCTCGTCAGGGATCGCCGGCAACCCGGTCCTGATCGGCGCCGCGACGGTGCTCGTGATCCTCGTCGCCGTCTTCCTGTCCTACAACGCCAACAAGGGCCTGCCGTTCGTGCCGACCTACACGGTCGACGCGGAGCTGCCCAACGCGGCGCAGCTCACGGTCGGCAACGACGTGAAGGTCGGCGGCAGCCGGATCGGCGCCGTCACGCAGATCAAGCCGCGCCAGCTGGAGAACGGGCAGGTCATCGCGGTCGTCCGGCTCACGCTCGACAAGGACGCCGGCCCGCTGCCGGAGGACTCCACGCTGCTCGTCCGCCCACGGTCCGCGCTCGGCCTCAAGTACGTCGAGATCACGCGCGGGCGCTCGCGCACGGGCTTCCAGGACGGGGACACGATCCCGCTCGCGCGCGCCGAGACGCCGGTCGAGCTCGACGAGTTCCTGAACATGTTCGACGAGGACACGCGCGCCGCGTCGCAGGCGAACCTGGAGGGCTTCGGCACCGCGTTCGCCGGGCGCGGCGAGTCGATCAACACCGCGATCGGCGCGTTCCGCCCGCTGCTGCGTGACGTGATCCCGGTGATGCAGAACCTGTCCGACCCGCGCACCAACCTCGAGCGCTTCGTGGTCGAGACCGGAGAGACCGCCGCGATCGTCGCCCCCGCCGCCGAGACGCAGGCGTCGCTGTTCCGCAACCTGAACACGACGATGGCGGCGCTCGACGAGGTCGCGCGCCCGTACATCCAGGACTCGATCACCAAGGGCAAGCCCGCGCTGGACGCCGGCATCGAGTCGCTGCCCAACCAGCGCCCGTTCCTGGTCAACACCGAGGGCCTGATGCGTGAGCTGCAGCCCGGCATCCGCGCCCTGCGCACCGCCGCGCCGGAGCTGTCGGCGGCGCTCGGCACCGGCATCGAGGTGCTGCCGAAGACGCCCGCGCTCAACCGGCGGCTGGAGTCGCTGCTGGGCGAGGTCCAGACGTTCGCCAACGACCCGCTCGTCCCCCGCGGCATCCAGTCCTCGACCGCGCTGGTCAAGTCGCTGGACCCGACGCTCGCCCACCTCAAGCCGGCCCAGACGGTCTGCAACTACGTCACGCTCTTCTTCCGCAACATCTCGTCGCTGCTGAGCGAGGGCGACCGCAACGGCACCTGGCAGCGGTTCATCATCGTCGCCACGCCGCAGGGCCCGAACAACGAGGGCGGGCCGTCGTCGGCTCCGGCCAACGGCCCGACGGTCGACAACCACCTGCACACCAACCCGTACCCGAACACCGCGTCGCCGGGCCAGCCGCGTGAGTGCGAGTCGGGCAACGAGCCGTACCTCGCGGGCCGGACCGTCACGGGCAACGTGCCGGGCACGCAGCAGCCGCGCACCGAGGGCTACGCCCAGCAGGGAGACGCGCGCTGA
- a CDS encoding MlaD family protein, which translates to MIRFVALGALIVALVVAGLVLLSGRENDDAYRVRAIFDNAGFVIPGEDVKISGVRVGKIESIDVTEDFKAAVVLEITEPGYADWKRDATCIVRPQNLIGERFVECKPTQVRSANAQPPAELAEIKRGPGKGQRLLPVENTTQSVDIDLIGNTMREPERERLSLILNELGTGLAGRGRDLNEVIRRANPALKETDAVLEILARQNTVLEQLAVNSDTILAPLARDRRQVAGAIRNSSEVAKATAERREALAADIQTLPEFLDEFDPTMERLGSLADESTPVLNDLGARADDINALVRRLGPFSQAAIPAIDSLGEAAKTGTPAVTDARPVIADTRKLASAIKPVGTNLREVLESFRDTEGIQRLMDYIFFQTTAINGYDAVGHYLRAGLLVNSCTTYAVAPVAGCSANYPKTSASASAAQAPVTSEDPVLRATALAIARALGQQVEAEKVKFERGLERRTTPAGAAPKLGGKAAPTATATAAPTRTAPAATAAPESTPLTVPTIEPGAVTPEPTAAAPAPATDQPTPTPDPGEGLLDFLFGKDGQ; encoded by the coding sequence ATGATCCGGTTCGTCGCCCTCGGTGCGTTGATCGTCGCCCTCGTGGTCGCCGGCCTGGTGCTGCTGTCCGGCCGCGAGAACGACGACGCCTACCGCGTGCGCGCGATCTTCGACAACGCGGGCTTCGTGATCCCGGGCGAGGACGTGAAGATCTCCGGCGTCAGGGTCGGCAAGATCGAGTCGATCGACGTCACGGAGGACTTCAAGGCCGCCGTCGTGCTCGAGATCACCGAGCCCGGCTACGCCGATTGGAAACGGGACGCGACCTGCATCGTGCGGCCGCAGAACCTGATCGGCGAGCGCTTCGTCGAGTGCAAGCCGACGCAGGTGCGGTCCGCCAACGCGCAGCCGCCCGCGGAGCTCGCCGAGATCAAGCGCGGCCCGGGCAAGGGCCAGCGCCTGCTGCCGGTCGAGAACACGACGCAGTCCGTGGACATCGACCTGATCGGCAACACGATGCGCGAGCCGGAGCGCGAGCGGCTGTCGCTGATCCTCAACGAGCTCGGCACGGGCCTCGCCGGCCGCGGCCGTGACCTCAACGAGGTGATCCGGCGCGCGAACCCGGCGCTCAAGGAGACCGACGCCGTGCTGGAGATCCTCGCGCGCCAGAACACGGTGCTCGAGCAGCTGGCGGTCAACTCGGACACGATCCTCGCCCCGCTCGCGCGTGACCGCCGGCAGGTGGCGGGCGCGATCCGCAACTCGAGCGAGGTGGCCAAGGCGACGGCGGAGCGCCGCGAGGCGCTGGCCGCCGACATCCAGACGCTGCCGGAGTTCCTGGACGAGTTCGACCCGACGATGGAGCGGCTCGGCTCGCTCGCGGACGAGTCGACCCCGGTGCTCAACGACCTCGGCGCCCGCGCGGACGACATCAACGCGCTCGTGCGCCGGCTCGGGCCGTTCTCGCAGGCGGCGATCCCGGCGATCGACTCGCTCGGCGAGGCCGCGAAGACCGGCACGCCCGCGGTGACCGACGCGCGCCCCGTGATCGCCGACACGCGCAAGCTCGCGAGCGCGATCAAGCCCGTCGGCACGAACCTGCGCGAGGTGCTCGAGTCCTTCCGGGACACGGAAGGCATCCAGCGCCTGATGGACTACATCTTCTTCCAGACGACGGCGATCAACGGCTACGACGCGGTCGGCCACTACCTGCGCGCGGGCCTGCTGGTGAACTCGTGCACGACGTACGCGGTCGCGCCCGTCGCGGGCTGCTCGGCCAACTACCCGAAGACGAGCGCCTCCGCCTCCGCCGCGCAGGCGCCGGTGACGAGCGAGGACCCGGTGCTGCGCGCCACGGCGCTCGCCATCGCGCGCGCCCTCGGCCAGCAGGTCGAGGCGGAGAAGGTCAAGTTCGAGCGCGGGCTCGAGCGCCGCACCACGCCCGCCGGGGCCGCGCCCAAGCTCGGCGGCAAGGCCGCGCCGACCGCGACCGCGACCGCGGCCCCGACCCGGACCGCGCCGGCCGCCACCGCCGCTCCGGAGAGCACGCCGCTGACCGTGCCCACGATCGAGCCGGGTGCGGTCACGCCGGAGCCGACCGCCGCCGCGCCGGCGCCGGCCACCGACCAGCCCACCCCGACGCCCGACCCGGGCGAGGGCCTGCTCGACTTCCTGTTCGGAAAGGACGGCCAGTGA
- a CDS encoding MMPL family transporter, translating into MDVVRRHPGRVLLVAVLVVVACAALATRLSVSASTGSLVGGGSDAGRATAVAKAKFGDDAVYVLVRQDLPRLVMTSDLNRLLGLEGCLAGNVPEGASPPGGAGSPCGRLAALKPVHVVYGPGTFINSSVTELTKQLQGRTRERAAQADRARVAAERLARADGASSAEAKRLGKQAEKLVYTQFAGELLAMNAKYGLNLTGAPKLNDPDFVYQLVFDPSRGERTPKARFAYLFPSSESALISVRLKAGLSDDERARAVEEVRAAVRMPEWSLDGGGTYVVTGVPVLAEELSGVLAGSTLRLLLVGVAVMALVLALLFRARLRLLPLGIALGTVAVVFGGMALLGLPLTMASIAVLPVLLGLAVDYAIQYQAGNRLRVIATAALATAVGFLILLFSPVPMVRGFGALLVVGVGVALLLTVTAGAAVLALAGRRRSSRGALARSLRGAGDLVDSVRLPRMRSGRALRWVVANARAVLVAAALLAVCGWALDSRIAIQSELPKLVPQSLAAVQDLDALQAETGTAGEIDVLVEGADLTDPKVVRWMRDYQSSALLRQGYSAERGCAGATLCPALSLPDLFRTPELSATREQVRALLDAVPPYLSQAAISADRRTAVLAFGVRLQSLEGQREVMEQMRDRLNPPDGVRATLSGFPVLAADANHAMSDPLRRLLVALIGLALVALALFVVYRSWARAWVPLVPIALATGWSALVLYLVGVPLNPMSAALSALVIAISTEFSVLLSARYREERDAGFEPGEALERTYRSTGAAVFASGVTALAGFAVLIASDVAMLRDFGIVTVLNLAVSLVGVLAVLPAVLVLAEREAPVRRRGRRAVAA; encoded by the coding sequence ATGGACGTCGTTCGCAGGCATCCCGGTCGGGTGCTGCTGGTGGCGGTGCTGGTCGTCGTGGCGTGCGCGGCGCTCGCGACGCGGCTGTCGGTGAGCGCCTCGACGGGCTCGCTGGTCGGCGGCGGGAGCGACGCCGGGCGAGCGACCGCGGTGGCCAAGGCCAAGTTCGGCGACGACGCCGTGTACGTGCTCGTGCGCCAGGACCTGCCGCGGCTCGTGATGACGTCGGACCTGAACCGGCTGCTCGGGCTCGAGGGCTGCCTGGCGGGCAACGTCCCGGAGGGCGCTTCGCCGCCGGGAGGCGCGGGCTCGCCGTGCGGTCGGCTGGCGGCGCTCAAGCCGGTCCACGTCGTGTACGGGCCCGGGACGTTCATCAACTCGTCGGTCACCGAGCTCACGAAGCAGCTGCAGGGGCGCACGCGCGAGCGGGCCGCGCAGGCCGACCGGGCGCGGGTGGCGGCGGAGCGGCTCGCGCGCGCCGACGGCGCGTCGTCGGCGGAAGCGAAGCGGCTCGGCAAGCAGGCGGAGAAGCTCGTCTACACGCAGTTCGCCGGCGAGCTGCTGGCCATGAACGCCAAGTACGGGCTGAACCTGACGGGGGCGCCGAAGCTCAACGATCCCGACTTCGTCTACCAGCTGGTGTTCGATCCCTCGCGCGGGGAGCGGACGCCGAAGGCGCGGTTCGCGTACCTGTTCCCCTCATCGGAGAGCGCGCTGATCTCGGTGCGGCTGAAGGCCGGGCTGTCCGATGACGAGCGGGCGCGGGCCGTCGAGGAGGTGCGCGCGGCGGTGCGGATGCCGGAGTGGTCGCTGGACGGCGGCGGGACCTACGTGGTGACCGGTGTGCCGGTGCTCGCCGAGGAGCTGTCGGGCGTGCTGGCGGGCTCGACCCTGCGGCTGCTGCTGGTCGGCGTGGCGGTGATGGCGCTGGTGTTGGCGCTGCTGTTCCGGGCGCGCCTGCGGCTGCTGCCGTTGGGGATCGCGCTGGGGACGGTCGCGGTGGTGTTCGGCGGGATGGCGCTGCTCGGGCTGCCGTTGACGATGGCGTCGATCGCGGTGCTGCCGGTGCTGCTCGGCCTGGCCGTCGACTACGCGATCCAGTACCAGGCGGGCAACCGGCTGCGGGTGATCGCGACGGCCGCGCTGGCGACCGCGGTCGGCTTCCTGATCCTGCTCTTCTCGCCGGTGCCGATGGTGCGCGGGTTCGGGGCGCTGCTGGTCGTGGGGGTCGGCGTGGCGCTGCTGCTGACGGTGACGGCGGGGGCAGCGGTGCTGGCACTGGCGGGGCGGCGGCGGTCCTCGCGTGGGGCGCTGGCGCGGTCGCTGCGCGGGGCCGGCGACCTCGTCGACTCGGTGCGGTTGCCGCGGATGCGGTCGGGCCGCGCCTTGCGCTGGGTGGTGGCGAACGCACGCGCGGTGCTCGTCGCGGCCGCGCTGCTGGCCGTGTGCGGCTGGGCGCTGGACTCGCGCATCGCGATCCAGTCCGAGCTGCCCAAGCTCGTCCCGCAGTCGCTGGCGGCGGTGCAGGACCTCGACGCGCTGCAGGCCGAGACGGGCACGGCGGGCGAGATCGACGTGCTCGTCGAAGGCGCCGATCTGACCGACCCGAAGGTCGTGCGCTGGATGCGCGACTACCAGAGCTCCGCGCTGCTGCGGCAGGGCTACTCGGCCGAGCGGGGCTGCGCGGGCGCGACGCTGTGCCCGGCGCTGTCATTGCCGGATCTGTTCCGCACGCCCGAGCTGTCGGCGACGCGTGAGCAGGTGCGGGCGCTGCTGGACGCGGTGCCGCCGTACCTGTCGCAGGCGGCGATCTCCGCGGACCGGCGGACGGCGGTGCTCGCGTTCGGCGTGCGGCTGCAGTCGCTGGAAGGGCAGCGCGAGGTGATGGAGCAGATGCGGGATCGGCTCAACCCGCCGGACGGCGTGCGCGCGACGCTCTCGGGCTTCCCGGTCCTGGCCGCGGACGCCAACCACGCGATGAGCGATCCGCTGCGGCGGCTGCTGGTCGCGCTGATCGGGTTGGCGTTGGTGGCGCTGGCGCTGTTCGTGGTCTACCGCTCGTGGGCACGGGCGTGGGTGCCGCTGGTGCCGATCGCGCTGGCGACCGGGTGGTCGGCGCTGGTGCTGTACCTCGTGGGCGTGCCGCTGAACCCGATGTCCGCCGCGCTGAGCGCGCTGGTGATCGCGATCTCGACGGAGTTCTCGGTGCTGCTCTCGGCCCGGTACCGGGAGGAGCGCGACGCGGGCTTCGAGCCGGGGGAGGCGCTGGAGCGGACCTACCGCTCGACGGGCGCGGCCGTGTTCGCGTCGGGCGTGACCGCGCTGGCCGGCTTCGCGGTGCTGATCGCGTCCGACGTCGCGATGCTGCGCGACTTCGGGATCGTCACGGTGCTGAACCTCGCGGTGTCGCTGGTCGGCGTGCTGGCCGTCCTGCCCGCGGTGCTCGTGCTGGCCGAGCGGGAGGCGCCGGTGCGGCGGCGTGGGCGGCGCGCCGTGGCGGCGTGA
- a CDS encoding MlaD family protein → MARRRRRGPRRSDAFVGLIALAIAALVMFFGFTKDIPFRSGFQLRAQFESANSIRPNSPVRIAGVEVGKVKRIEATDGTNGATLVMELKDSALPLHKNATAKIRPRIFLEGNFFVDLKPGTADSPQLDSGDMIAITQTATPVQLDEVLTSLQSDSREDLKQVLNGLSTALMSEPTAEEDEDADPLAQGQTAAASFNDALDDIPVAERSTAEVLEAFLGTEPGRDVARLIRGTARTADELSRYEQSLQELITNLNVTTGALAGEATNLRASIRALPGTLAAANSAFDSLNAAFPSTRAFAREIRPGVRETPATIEAAFPWIEQTRALVSQEELGGLAEELSPATVDLARLIDRATELLPQADLLGKCLRDVVLPAGDIVVQDEFTTGVENYKEFFYALAGIAGEGQNFDGNGMYVRFQTGGGSQTLSLGPNSTNLGELFGNFVEAPLGNRPAMPRKKPTYKDDVPCYLQPLPNVNGPLGQKSAPGGGTATAANVKASKQDKLRREVELSVVRKKLNPFGAKRK, encoded by the coding sequence ATGGCCCGCCGTCGCCGCCGCGGGCCGCGCCGCTCCGACGCGTTCGTCGGCCTGATCGCGCTCGCCATCGCCGCCCTCGTGATGTTCTTCGGCTTCACCAAGGACATCCCGTTCCGCTCCGGCTTCCAGCTGCGCGCGCAGTTCGAGTCGGCGAACTCGATCCGGCCGAACTCGCCGGTGCGGATCGCGGGCGTCGAGGTCGGCAAGGTCAAGCGCATCGAGGCGACCGACGGCACGAACGGGGCGACCCTCGTCATGGAGCTCAAGGACAGCGCGCTCCCGTTGCACAAGAACGCGACCGCGAAGATCCGGCCGCGCATCTTCCTCGAGGGCAACTTCTTCGTCGACCTCAAGCCGGGCACGGCCGACTCGCCGCAGCTGGACTCCGGCGACATGATCGCGATCACGCAGACGGCCACGCCCGTGCAGCTGGACGAGGTGCTGACCTCGCTGCAGAGCGACTCGCGCGAGGACCTCAAGCAGGTGCTCAACGGGCTGAGCACGGCGCTGATGTCGGAGCCCACCGCCGAGGAGGACGAGGACGCCGACCCGCTCGCGCAGGGGCAGACGGCCGCCGCGTCCTTCAACGACGCGCTCGACGACATCCCGGTCGCGGAGCGCTCGACGGCCGAGGTCCTCGAGGCCTTCCTCGGCACCGAGCCCGGCCGCGACGTCGCGCGCCTGATCCGCGGCACCGCCCGCACCGCGGACGAGCTGAGCCGCTACGAGCAGTCGCTGCAGGAGCTGATCACGAACCTCAACGTGACGACCGGCGCGCTCGCGGGCGAGGCGACCAACCTGCGCGCGTCGATCCGCGCGCTCCCGGGCACGCTGGCCGCGGCCAACAGCGCGTTCGACTCGCTCAACGCCGCGTTCCCGTCCACGCGCGCCTTCGCGCGGGAGATCCGGCCGGGGGTGCGCGAGACGCCGGCGACGATCGAGGCCGCCTTCCCGTGGATCGAGCAGACGCGCGCGCTCGTCTCCCAGGAGGAGCTGGGCGGGCTGGCCGAGGAGCTCTCGCCCGCGACCGTCGACCTGGCGCGCCTGATCGACCGCGCGACCGAGCTGCTGCCGCAGGCCGACCTGCTCGGCAAGTGCCTGCGCGACGTGGTCCTGCCGGCCGGCGACATCGTCGTGCAGGATGAGTTCACGACCGGCGTCGAGAACTACAAGGAGTTCTTCTACGCGCTCGCGGGCATCGCCGGCGAGGGCCAGAACTTCGACGGCAACGGCATGTACGTGCGCTTCCAGACCGGCGGCGGCTCGCAGACGCTGTCGCTCGGGCCCAACAGCACGAACCTCGGCGAGCTGTTCGGCAACTTCGTCGAGGCGCCGCTGGGCAACCGGCCGGCGATGCCGCGCAAGAAGCCGACCTACAAGGACGACGTGCCCTGCTACTTGCAGCCGCTCCCGAACGTCAACGGGCCGCTCGGGCAGAAGTCCGCGCCCGGCGGCGGGACGGCGACGGCGGCGAACGTGAAGGCGTCCAAGCAGGACAAGCTGCGGCGTGAGGTCGAGCTCAGCGTGGTCCGCAAGAAGCTCAACCCGTTCGGGGCGAAGCGCAAGTGA
- a CDS encoding MlaD family protein produces MKAAIRKHFPDFLAILGLLVVALVVSVYILDKQRLSLPAGVPVLGKDFFEIEAEMTTAQAVTPGQGQTVNIAGVEVGEIASVKLRDGKAIIGMKIQRKHDRIYKDASILLRPKTGLKDMVAELTPGTPEAGRLKEGGVIPISQTLPDVNLDEILASLDADTRDYLLLLLNDGAEGLGSERKGRQLAQAIRRLEPTAKYAREINEGLAERRANLARVVHNFSLLTTELGRRDTQLANFVQNSNSVFATLAEQDASLQAILQRLPGTLNTTRTTLGKVETLADTLGPTLESLRPAARALAPSLRQTRPFLRESTPIIRDELRPFTRAALPTVQELRPAMRDLAATTPDLTRSLTVANQLLNAAAYNPPGGAEEGLLFWQSWLNHTGNSVFSTADAHGPIRRGLFLVSCNSSQLLDAVAQANPQLGTLVQLLNKPSQETICPTSTQGPAAGGGAPATGG; encoded by the coding sequence GTGAAGGCCGCGATCCGCAAGCACTTCCCCGACTTCCTGGCGATCCTCGGCCTGCTGGTCGTCGCGCTCGTCGTGTCGGTCTACATCCTCGACAAGCAGCGGCTCTCGCTGCCCGCGGGCGTGCCGGTCCTGGGCAAGGACTTCTTCGAGATCGAGGCCGAGATGACGACCGCGCAGGCGGTCACCCCGGGCCAGGGGCAGACGGTCAACATCGCGGGCGTCGAGGTGGGCGAGATCGCGTCGGTGAAGCTGCGCGACGGCAAGGCCATCATCGGCATGAAGATCCAGCGCAAGCACGACCGGATCTACAAGGACGCGTCGATCCTGCTGCGCCCGAAGACGGGCCTGAAGGACATGGTGGCCGAGCTTACGCCGGGCACGCCCGAGGCCGGGCGGCTGAAGGAAGGCGGCGTGATCCCGATCTCGCAGACGCTGCCGGACGTCAACCTCGACGAGATCCTCGCCTCCTTGGACGCGGACACGCGCGACTACCTGCTGCTGCTCCTCAACGACGGCGCCGAGGGCCTCGGCTCCGAGCGCAAGGGCCGTCAGCTCGCGCAGGCCATCCGCCGGCTGGAGCCGACCGCGAAGTACGCGCGCGAGATCAACGAGGGTCTGGCCGAGCGGCGCGCGAACCTCGCCCGCGTCGTGCACAACTTCTCGCTGCTGACCACCGAGCTCGGCCGGCGCGACACGCAGCTCGCCAACTTCGTCCAGAACTCCAACTCGGTGTTCGCCACGCTGGCCGAGCAGGACGCGTCGCTGCAGGCGATCCTCCAGCGGCTCCCGGGCACCCTGAACACGACCCGGACGACGCTCGGCAAGGTCGAGACGCTGGCGGACACGCTCGGCCCGACGCTCGAGTCGCTGCGCCCGGCGGCGCGCGCGCTGGCGCCGTCGCTGCGCCAGACGCGGCCGTTCCTGCGCGAGTCGACGCCGATCATCCGCGACGAGCTGCGGCCCTTCACGCGCGCCGCGCTGCCGACGGTGCAGGAGCTGCGCCCGGCGATGCGCGACCTCGCCGCGACGACGCCGGACCTGACGCGCTCGCTGACCGTCGCCAACCAGCTGCTGAACGCCGCCGCCTACAACCCGCCCGGTGGCGCGGAGGAGGGCCTGCTGTTCTGGCAGTCCTGGCTCAACCACACCGGCAACTCGGTGTTCTCGACCGCCGACGCGCACGGCCCGATCCGGCGCGGCCTGTTCCTGGTCTCCTGCAACTCGTCGCAGCTGCTCGACGCGGTCGCGCAGGCCAACCCGCAGCTCGGCACGCTCGTCCAGCTGCTCAACAAGCCGTCGCAGGAGACGATCTGCCCGACCTCGACCCAGGGGCCCGCCGCGGGCGGCGGCGCTCCGGCGACCGGAGGCTGA